From a single Piliocolobus tephrosceles isolate RC106 chromosome 21, ASM277652v3, whole genome shotgun sequence genomic region:
- the ZNF404 gene encoding LOW QUALITY PROTEIN: zinc finger protein 404 (The sequence of the model RefSeq protein was modified relative to this genomic sequence to represent the inferred CDS: inserted 3 bases in 2 codons; substituted 1 base at 1 genomic stop codon): MILKGERIFVTHLKAKVQVPLTFSYVAVDFSQEEWEYLNSNQRDLYRDVMLENYTNLISLDLDFITESDKLSLEKRNYEVNAYHQETLKRKKTFNLRRFIFRNDPRYTIEFGRQQGPKVGCFSQVIFKKHKSLPLHQRNNTREKSYECKEYKKGFRKYSHLTEHLRDHTGVRPYECNECGKAFVVSQHFIRHQKIHTDSKPYECNGCEKAFRFYSQLIQHQIIHTGMKPYECKQCGKAFRHHSHLTEHQKIHIGLKPFECKECGEMFRLYQHXCLHQKIHHGVKPYKYKECGKAFGYRSSLYQHKKIHSGEKPYKCEQREKAFVHSYLLVEHQRSHTGEKPHECMECGKAFSRGSSLLKHKRIHSSEKLYDCKDCGKAFCRGCQLTQHQRIHTGEKPYECKECGKTFKLHSYLIQHQIIHTDLKPYECKQCGKAFSRVGDFKTHQSIHAGEKPYECKECGKTFRLNSQLIYHQTIYTGLKPHICKECKKAFRSISGLSQHKRIHTGEKPYECKECGKAFNRSDRLXHQRIHTGVKLHKCKESGKAFSHCYQLSXHQRFHRGERFLM, encoded by the exons GATGTGATGTTGGAGAATTATACTAACTTGATCTCATTGG acCTTGATTTCATAACTGAAAGTGACAAGTTgtctttagaaaaaagaaattatgaagtAAATGCATACCATCAGGAgacattgaaaagaaagaaaaccttcaaCCTTAGGAggtttattttcagaaatgacCCACGGTACACAATTGAATTTGGGAGACAACAGGGACCTAAAGTGGGATGTTTTAGTCAAGTGATATTCAAAAAACATAAATCCCTTCCCCTACATCAGAGAAATAACACAAGAGAGAAATCATATGAGTGTAAGGAATATAAGAAGGGCTTTAGAAAATATTCACACCTTACTGAACACCTGAGAGACCATACCGGTGTGAGACCctatgaatgtaatgaatgtggaaaagcaTTTGTAGTTTCCCAGCATTTTATTAGACATCAAAAAATCCACACTGATTCGAAACCTTATGAATGCAATGGATGTGAGAAGGCCTTTAGGTTTTATTCACAGCTTATTCAGCATCAGATAATTCATACTGGTatgaaaccctatgaatgtaagcaATGTGGGAAGGCTTTTAGACATCATTCTCACCTTACAGAACATCAGAAAATTCATATTGGCTTGAAACCCtttgaatgtaaggaatgtggggaAATGTTTAGATTATATCAACA GTGTCTGCATCAGAAAATTCATCATGGTGTGAAACCCTATAAATATAAAGAATGTGGAAAGGCTTTTGGTTATCGTTCAAGTCTTTAccaacataagaaaattcattctGGTGAGAAACCATATAAATGTGAACAACGTGAAAAGGCCTTTGTTCACAGCTATCTACTTGTTGAACATCAAAGAAGtcatactggtgagaaacctCATGAATGCATGGAATGTGGAAAGGCTTTTAGTAGGGGCTCAAGCCTTCttaaacataagagaattcaCAGTAGTGAGAAACTCTATGATTGTAAGGATTGTGGAAAGGCCTTTTGTAGAGGCTGTCAACTTACAcagcatcagagaattcatactggtgagaagccatatgaatgtaaagaatgtgggaagACTTTTAAGCTTCATTCATATCTTATTCAACATCAGATAATTCATACTGATTTGAAGCCATATGAATGTAAGCAATGTGGAAAGGCCTTCAGTCGTGTTGGAGACTTTAAGACACATCAGTCAATTCATGCtggggagaaaccctatgaatgtaaggaatgtggaaaaACCTTTAGACTTAATTCTCAACTAATTTATCATCAGACAATTTATACTGGTTTGAAACCCCATATATGTAAAGAATGTAAGAAGGCCTTTCGTTCTATCTCAGGTCTTTCtcaacataagagaattcatactggtgaaaaaccctatgaatgtaaagaatgtggtaAGGCATTTAATCGTAGTGATCGAC aacatcagagaattcatactggtgtgAAACTACACAAATGCAAAGAATCTGGTAAGGCCTTTAGTCATTGCTATCAACTTAGTTAACATCAAAGATTTCACCGTGGTGAAAGATTCTTAATGTAA